Below is a genomic region from Streptomyces roseoviridis.
CGCAGCAGGGTGGTCTTGCCGGCGCCGTTGGGTCCGATCAGCCCGACCAGTTGCCCCGGGCGGACCGAGAGGTGGGCGTCCTCGAGCGCGATGCGGCCTCCCAGGGCGACGGTGACGCCTTCGGCCCGCAGGACGGGAGCCTCGTCGCTCATGCCCTTGCTCCGTTCCGCTGCTCCCGGCGACGGTTCAGCACGACGAGCGCGGTGCCGGCGGCGGCGAGCGCCACGGCGCCGCCACCCATGAGCACGACGTCTTCCGCACCGGTGCTCGCCATGGAGCCCGAGGTGCCGTTGCCCTGCCCCGAGCTGCCGTTACCCTGCCCCGAATTGCCGCTGCCCTCTCCCGTCCCTGCGGACGCGGACGTGCCCCCGTCCGGACCGGGCTTGCCGTCGGGCCCCGTGGACGATCCCCCGGTTCCGGACGCGCCGCCGGACGGGCTGACGGAACCCGGGTCCGTCTTGTCGCCCACCACGAACGTGACGGTCTCGGTGTCGGTCGAGGCGGAGCCGTTCGCCAGGGTGCCGGTCATGGAGAGGGTCAGCCGGTGGACGCCCTCGCCCCGGAAGGCCCAACCGCCGTGCGCGTGCGTGTTGGCCGGTACGTCGATGGTGTCCGGTACGCCGTCCTTGCTGTTGAAGAGGACGGACGCTCCCGAGAGGCCGTCGTACGTGTAGAGGGCGAAGCCGCCCGGCCCGTCGGCCTTGGTCAGTCCGAACTTCACGCCGCCCTTGAGCGCGCCCGCCTCGACGTTGTCCGTGGACCAGCCGGGCCACAGCAGGCCCTCCTGCTGGACCTGGTCGAGGAGCCATATCGGGTCGCCGGCCTTGCCCAGGAAGGAGAAGGTGTCCCCCGCCGGGATCTGCTTCTTAGCGGCGGACTTGATGTGGAGCACTACCGAGGAGGGTTCGCGCCAGGTGGTCTTGCCTGCGACCGTGCCGTCCTTGACCTGGATCTGGAGCTTTCCGTCGACGACGCGGGCGGCGATGTCGAGGTGCCCTTCCGCGAGCACCTTCTTCTCGGTGGCGGCCTTGGTGGTGGCGGGCGCCTGCGCGGCGCGCGGAGCGCCGACACGCGCCTGGACGGACTGGGCGCCCTTGGTCCGGACGGGCTGGTCGAGTGAGGGCGTGGCCGTGCCGGACGGCTGGGGTGCGGAGCCGGGTTCGCCTGTGACGGGCGGTACCGGTTCGCCCGGGGCCGGGAGCGGGAGCGGTGACGCGGCCACGGCGCCGTTGCCGACCCGTACCGTCAGCGTCGTCGTCCGGCGGACGGGATCGTGCTCCGCCGACGGGTCGGCGAGCGTGAGCAGGTACGTCCCCGGGGCGGTGAACGCCCAGCGGGCGACGGGCCCGGCAACGCCCTCGGTACGGGGCGGGATCGCGTAGCCGTCCTCGGGGAGCCCCTCGGCGGCGCCGCTGTGCGCCAGCGGCTCGGGGCCCGTCCCCTCCCCCGCCCGGTGGATGACGAGGGCGCCGGGTCCTTCGACGCCCGTGAGCGTGAGGCCGGCGGTGCCCACGGGCTCCTCGGTCTCCCACACCCGCGTGCCCGGGGCACCCAGGAAGGCGTACGAGGCGTCGTCCGGGACGACGACCAGATGCGTGTCGTCGATGCCGATCGCCTGACCGGCCACCGGCTCCGTGGGCGCCGCCGTCGCGGCCGGGCCGGGTTCGTCGGTCACGGCGAGGGCCGCGGCGGCGGGACTCAGCGCCATGGCGGTGCCGAGGGCGGCGCAGCTCAGCGCGATCCGGCCCGTCGTCCCCTTCTTCCGTACGCTCGTCATCGGTTGCTGCTTCCCTTTCCGCCCAGGCAGCGGGCGAGTTCGTCGGCGTTGTGGCGCATCATCCCGACGTAGTCGTGGACCTTGTCGTCGAAGGAGTCGCCGTAGATCGTGCAGAGGCCGACGCCCTCGTCCTGGGCGACCCGGCGCAGGATGTCGGCGCGTGCGGCGAGGTTGGGTTCGAGGAAGACGGCCGGGACCTTCTTCTGCCGGATGGTGCTGCGCAGCTTCTCGACCTCCGCCGCGCTCGGCTCCTGGTTCGGTACGGGGACGACGAAGCCCGCGACCTCCATGCCGTATGCCTTGGCGAGGTAGCCGAAGGCGTCGTGCGTGGTGATGAGCTTGCGGTTGGCCTCGGGGACGGTCGCGAGGGTGGCGGCGACGTCCTTGTGGAGGTCGGCGAGCTTGCTCAGGTACGCCTTGGTGTTGCGCTCGTAGACGGCCTTGCCGGCGGGGTCGGCCTTGGTGAGTTCGGCCTGGATGCGGCGCGCGTACGCCTCGGCGTTGGAGACGTCGCCCCAGGCGTGCGGGTCCATGTCGCCGTGGACGTGCTTGCCGATGACGGCCTGCGGCAGCACCCAGATGTCCTGGCCGGCCGAGCCGAGGAAGCGGTACTGCGGTTCCTTGGGCACCTTCTGCTTCGCCCGGTCGGGCACGTTCAGCGCCACGGCCGTGCCGGCCATGCGCACCCGCTCGCCGGTGGCCTTCTCGTCGGTCCGTACGTAGACCGATTTCTCCTGGG
It encodes:
- a CDS encoding TIGR03773 family transporter-associated surface protein, encoding MTSVRKKGTTGRIALSCAALGTAMALSPAAAALAVTDEPGPAATAAPTEPVAGQAIGIDDTHLVVVPDDASYAFLGAPGTRVWETEEPVGTAGLTLTGVEGPGALVIHRAGEGTGPEPLAHSGAAEGLPEDGYAIPPRTEGVAGPVARWAFTAPGTYLLTLADPSAEHDPVRRTTTLTVRVGNGAVAASPLPLPAPGEPVPPVTGEPGSAPQPSGTATPSLDQPVRTKGAQSVQARVGAPRAAQAPATTKAATEKKVLAEGHLDIAARVVDGKLQIQVKDGTVAGKTTWREPSSVVLHIKSAAKKQIPAGDTFSFLGKAGDPIWLLDQVQQEGLLWPGWSTDNVEAGALKGGVKFGLTKADGPGGFALYTYDGLSGASVLFNSKDGVPDTIDVPANTHAHGGWAFRGEGVHRLTLSMTGTLANGSASTDTETVTFVVGDKTDPGSVSPSGGASGTGGSSTGPDGKPGPDGGTSASAGTGEGSGNSGQGNGSSGQGNGTSGSMASTGAEDVVLMGGGAVALAAAGTALVVLNRRREQRNGARA